In a single window of the Paenibacillus sp. MMS20-IR301 genome:
- a CDS encoding aldose 1-epimerase family protein: MNTILRSSVAEAQISSLGAELVSFKRTDTGLEYMWSGDAAYWTGRSPVLFPIIGAARGGEIRVEGQTYKIGNHGFARRREFTLVDSDGSRAVFLLTSDENTLASYPYKFNLFLTYVLSGSRIEISYRVENADEGDIFFQIGTHPAFNCPIGGAGEFSDYYLEFEQQENLERLFLNKTGQLIRGQADPLLQGENILPLNHEMFTGDALVFRNVASRQIALRSKLTSRSVVVTSEGLPDLGVWQPLNAPFLCIEPWQGVADYDDFTGSLKDKEGAVRLAPGEYHLSSLAIEIN; this comes from the coding sequence ATGAATACCATTTTACGCAGCAGTGTGGCCGAAGCACAGATCAGTTCACTGGGGGCAGAGCTCGTCAGCTTCAAGAGAACCGACACAGGTCTGGAATATATGTGGAGCGGGGACGCTGCCTACTGGACAGGCCGTTCACCGGTGCTGTTCCCGATTATCGGCGCAGCCCGCGGGGGCGAGATTAGAGTGGAGGGGCAGACGTATAAGATCGGCAACCACGGCTTTGCCCGGCGCCGCGAATTCACGCTGGTCGACAGTGACGGGAGCCGCGCCGTCTTCCTGCTCACCTCTGATGAGAACACACTTGCCAGCTATCCTTATAAATTCAACCTGTTCCTTACCTATGTCCTCAGCGGCAGCCGGATTGAGATCAGCTACCGTGTGGAGAATGCCGACGAGGGGGATATCTTCTTCCAGATCGGCACCCACCCTGCCTTCAACTGTCCAATCGGCGGTGCAGGGGAGTTCAGTGACTATTATCTGGAGTTTGAGCAGCAGGAGAACCTGGAGCGCTTATTCCTTAACAAGACAGGCCAGCTCATCCGCGGCCAGGCTGATCCTCTTCTGCAGGGAGAGAACATCCTGCCGCTGAATCATGAGATGTTCACAGGTGACGCACTGGTCTTCCGCAATGTCGCCTCCCGGCAGATCGCACTGCGCAGCAAGCTGACTTCCCGCAGCGTGGTGGTCACTTCCGAAGGGCTTCCGGATCTCGGAGTCTGGCAGCCGCTGAACGCACCGTTCCTGTGCATCGAGCCTTGGCAGGGCGTAGCGGATTATGATGACTTTACCGGCTCCCTGAAGGATAAAGAAGGCGCGGTCCGCCTCGCTCCGGGAGAATATCATCTCAGCTCCCTCGCTATTGAGATTAACTAA
- a CDS encoding sugar isomerase, with amino-acid sequence MKAKRSMLNLGFGLTSQIITIVLGFFIPRLIMVNYGSEANGLIASIVQIISYFALLEAGVGAASLQALYKPVAGNNRREINSILAATASYYKKTGIYYFISVVLLAVIYPLVIHSEISNISIMAIILFSGLGGAINYYFQGKFRVLLIAEGKSYIETSIVTVANILNNVVRIVLLLQGVNIIAVQASFFVLTLLQIVAFYIYAKRHYQWMDLSLTPDFKAIGQKNSVMVHEISYLVFRNTDVLILTIFTNLKIVSIYVMYNMIFTIVDNIVQTVNGSIKAALGQSYHEGKEAFVKFYDAYEVYFMALIFSILTVVYILILPFMRLYTAGVNDVNYINFWLPVLFVVIKLLTNARTSSNNLITIAGHFRNTQFRSILESAINLGASIVFVIFFGIYGVLMGTIVALLYRSIDIVVYASRVLLERSPWVTFRRWLTNAAVFAAIVFVTTKLDLSITSYTGVILWGALLGIIILPVYFLIGSLAEREVFLYTWSYVKTFRTKLKRKVAAGQTL; translated from the coding sequence ATGAAAGCTAAACGGAGTATGCTGAACCTGGGCTTCGGCCTTACCAGCCAGATCATTACCATCGTCCTCGGCTTCTTCATTCCCCGGCTGATTATGGTGAATTACGGCTCTGAGGCCAACGGCCTTATTGCCTCCATTGTGCAGATTATCAGTTATTTCGCCCTGCTGGAGGCCGGCGTAGGGGCAGCCTCGCTGCAGGCGCTATACAAACCGGTGGCGGGCAACAACCGCAGGGAGATCAACTCCATCCTGGCCGCCACCGCCAGCTACTACAAAAAAACCGGCATCTACTACTTCATCTCAGTCGTGCTGCTGGCGGTCATCTATCCGCTGGTCATTCACTCGGAGATTAGCAACATCAGTATTATGGCGATCATTCTCTTCTCCGGCCTCGGCGGAGCAATCAATTATTATTTCCAGGGCAAATTCCGGGTGCTCTTAATCGCTGAGGGCAAAAGCTATATCGAGACCTCGATCGTCACGGTGGCTAACATCCTGAACAATGTGGTACGGATTGTCCTGCTGCTGCAGGGGGTCAACATCATTGCTGTCCAGGCCTCATTCTTCGTGCTGACCCTGCTGCAGATCGTTGCCTTTTATATTTATGCGAAACGACATTATCAATGGATGGATCTCAGCCTGACCCCGGATTTCAAGGCCATCGGCCAAAAAAACTCGGTCATGGTGCATGAAATTTCCTATCTCGTCTTCCGTAACACGGATGTGCTGATCCTGACGATTTTTACGAATCTGAAAATTGTCAGCATCTATGTTATGTATAACATGATCTTTACGATCGTCGATAATATCGTCCAGACCGTTAACGGCAGTATCAAAGCAGCGCTCGGGCAGAGCTACCATGAGGGCAAGGAAGCCTTCGTTAAATTCTATGATGCCTATGAGGTCTATTTCATGGCGCTGATCTTCTCGATCCTGACCGTTGTCTACATTCTCATTCTGCCGTTCATGCGGCTGTACACTGCGGGGGTCAATGATGTCAACTATATCAACTTCTGGCTGCCGGTTCTGTTCGTAGTGATCAAGCTGCTGACCAATGCCCGTACTTCGTCAAATAATCTCATTACGATTGCCGGACATTTCCGCAATACCCAGTTCCGTTCCATTCTGGAATCTGCCATCAACCTCGGCGCTTCCATTGTATTCGTTATTTTCTTCGGCATCTATGGTGTGCTGATGGGGACTATCGTCGCCCTGCTCTACCGCTCCATTGATATTGTAGTGTATGCCAGCCGCGTGCTGCTGGAGCGCAGCCCCTGGGTTACCTTCCGCCGCTGGCTGACGAATGCTGCTGTCTTCGCAGCGATTGTATTTGTTACGACCAAGCTCGACTTGAGCATCACCTCCTATACAGGCGTGATCCTCTGGGGAGCACTGCTAGGCATAATTATTCTGCCTGTCTATTTCCTCATCGGCTCCCTGGCTGAACGGGAGGTCTTCCTCTACACCTGGAGCTATGTCAAAACCTTCCGGACCAAGCTTAAGCGTAAGGTGGCGGCGGGGCAGACGTTATGA
- a CDS encoding Zn-dependent hydrolase: MQLQQLFVNGERLKQTIEAFADFGRTDKNGVTRLSLSEQDVLVRGYFTSCAEELGMNVKVDDMGNMYATLDGMEAGPPVVIGSHLDTVKKGGRFDGVLGVIAGLEVARTLVDHGIKPRLPVTVMNFTNEEGARFEPSMMASGVLSGKFDKAVMLSKKDTEGVTFGEALQASGYAGDEANRIKEAAAYLELHIEQGPVLEKDNLTIGLVDCVVGMACYEIEVTGESDHAGTTPMDMRKDALFAAADIITELRRKLAVLDSELVYTMGRMNVLPNIHTVIPNKVIFTVEARHKDMDVVREVEAIINGLPEELLECGVAKTRLWGRETVWFDPEICALVEQAAGALGYSSRKIASGAGHDAQFVAGFLPSAMIFVPSVKGKSHCEEELTSYEDCEKGVNVVLETVLAVLAGS, translated from the coding sequence ATGCAGCTGCAGCAGCTATTCGTAAACGGTGAACGATTGAAGCAGACGATTGAAGCCTTTGCGGATTTCGGGCGGACGGACAAGAACGGGGTGACCCGCTTGTCATTATCGGAGCAGGACGTGCTTGTGCGCGGCTACTTCACCTCCTGCGCAGAAGAACTGGGAATGAATGTGAAGGTGGATGATATGGGCAATATGTACGCCACACTTGACGGAATGGAAGCCGGGCCGCCCGTGGTGATCGGCTCGCATCTGGATACGGTCAAGAAGGGCGGCAGATTTGACGGTGTGCTGGGTGTCATCGCCGGCCTTGAGGTTGCCAGAACGCTGGTTGATCATGGCATCAAGCCGCGCCTGCCCGTAACCGTAATGAATTTCACTAATGAGGAAGGCGCACGCTTCGAGCCGTCGATGATGGCCTCAGGCGTATTGTCCGGCAAATTCGACAAGGCAGTGATGCTAAGCAAGAAGGATACAGAGGGCGTAACCTTCGGTGAAGCGCTGCAGGCGAGCGGTTATGCAGGGGATGAGGCGAACCGGATCAAGGAGGCAGCCGCTTATCTGGAGCTGCATATCGAGCAAGGACCGGTGCTGGAGAAGGACAATCTCACCATCGGACTCGTAGATTGTGTAGTCGGCATGGCCTGTTATGAGATTGAAGTGACCGGTGAATCCGATCATGCCGGAACGACCCCGATGGATATGCGGAAGGATGCGCTGTTTGCCGCTGCCGACATTATAACAGAGCTGCGGCGGAAGCTGGCCGTGCTGGATTCGGAACTGGTATACACTATGGGGCGGATGAACGTGCTGCCGAATATTCATACCGTCATTCCGAATAAAGTCATCTTCACCGTGGAAGCCAGACATAAGGATATGGATGTTGTCCGTGAGGTAGAGGCAATTATTAACGGCCTGCCGGAGGAGCTGCTGGAATGCGGTGTGGCGAAGACCAGGCTGTGGGGCCGGGAGACGGTATGGTTCGACCCGGAGATCTGTGCACTCGTCGAGCAGGCTGCCGGAGCTCTGGGTTACAGCAGCCGGAAGATAGCCAGCGGTGCCGGGCATGATGCCCAGTTCGTAGCCGGATTTCTGCCTTCAGCCATGATCTTTGTACCCAGTGTGAAGGGGAAAAGCCATTGCGAGGAGGAGCTCACCTCCTATGAAGACTGTGAAAAGGGCGTGAATGTAGTGCTGGAAACGGTGCTGGCGGTGTTAGCCGGTTCGTAA
- a CDS encoding glycosyltransferase family A protein — protein MSISIVVPMYNLERYITPLLDSLLGQSGTDFEVILVDDGSKDNTYKTAEAILARNPGLRSQLIRTDNSGVSAARNTGLAAAGGDYVLFLDGDDYAASGLVEHIELHTRSGAPDIICWGYSLVREDQSTIVSFTSAAGDTSGSEALKRVFVQRSLRIWTGSIAFRRSFLLEHGLRYTERCVNGEDQEFIYKALARAKRVVSRPEVLSFYVQRASSISGTYNVNKFDMVAAFKRTEAYFRAHPFEGTPEVSELLLGRELTENFFYNLKTCLNGTAGTHISRLLQDIEARYPGLLQELRPVMRGYQGGDRQLTLQIKAFLFSPSVYGFLIAVDRGYIQLKQKLRALLGRKEIKL, from the coding sequence ATGAGCATTAGCATAGTGGTCCCCATGTACAACCTGGAACGTTACATCACTCCGTTGCTTGATTCTCTTCTGGGCCAGAGCGGGACCGATTTCGAAGTAATCCTGGTCGATGACGGCTCAAAGGACAACACCTACAAGACAGCTGAGGCCATACTGGCACGGAATCCCGGCCTGAGATCCCAGCTCATCCGCACGGATAATTCCGGCGTGAGCGCAGCCAGGAATACCGGGCTTGCCGCTGCCGGCGGTGATTATGTGCTGTTCCTCGACGGGGATGATTATGCCGCCAGCGGGCTGGTAGAGCATATTGAGCTTCATACGCGCAGCGGGGCTCCGGATATTATCTGCTGGGGCTACAGCCTGGTCCGGGAGGATCAGTCCACCATTGTCAGCTTTACTTCAGCTGCAGGCGACACTTCGGGGAGCGAGGCTTTGAAACGGGTGTTTGTGCAGCGGAGCCTCCGGATCTGGACTGGCAGCATCGCCTTCAGACGCAGCTTCCTGCTGGAGCATGGCCTCCGCTATACCGAACGCTGCGTGAACGGGGAGGACCAGGAATTCATCTACAAAGCCCTCGCGCGGGCCAAGCGGGTCGTCTCCCGCCCCGAGGTGCTGTCCTTCTATGTGCAGAGAGCGTCTTCCATCTCCGGCACCTATAATGTGAATAAATTCGATATGGTTGCCGCCTTCAAGCGGACCGAGGCCTATTTCCGGGCTCATCCGTTTGAAGGGACACCTGAGGTCTCCGAGCTGCTGCTCGGCCGGGAGCTGACGGAGAACTTCTTTTATAACCTTAAGACCTGCCTGAACGGCACTGCCGGAACACATATCAGCCGCCTGCTCCAGGACATCGAGGCCCGTTATCCCGGACTCCTGCAGGAGCTGCGGCCGGTGATGCGCGGGTACCAGGGCGGTGACCGCCAGCTCACCCTGCAGATCAAAGCCTTTTTATTCTCGCCGTCCGTGTACGGCTTCCTGATTGCCGTGGACCGCGGCTATATCCAGCTCAAGCAGAAGCTCAGAGCACTCCTGGGCAGAAAGGAAATCAAGCTATGA
- a CDS encoding polysaccharide pyruvyl transferase family protein, whose protein sequence is MTKTLMIAAYTEFNLGDDLFIKVLCERYPDTRFRLIAPQAYKLVFKEQRNLKVYASDSVLLRGINYLFRKTKLHPNFVQKLLTERSDGTVHIGGSIFMQGEGWEEYVANAENLRNKSKPYFLMGANFGPYQDEAYYRKYREIFREYADVSFREQYSYDLFKDLGNVRLAPDIIFQLKYSAAPVQAAEGKILAISVIKPSAKALHGYDKLYYDKMKDIAVHFIRQGYAVHFLSFCQHEGDQEAIGQILNLIPAELQAHTHAHFYSTDINAILAVLAGASCIIASRFHAMILGWVFGKPVFPVAYSSKMVNVMQDARFGGGYTDFKHLAELTAEQVYAGMAAGTLDVMLQANQAEKHFEQLDAYLEPQPLLEGRRSYES, encoded by the coding sequence ATGACCAAGACCCTAATGATCGCTGCATATACGGAATTCAATCTGGGCGACGACTTGTTTATTAAAGTGTTATGTGAGAGATATCCGGATACCCGCTTCAGGCTGATTGCGCCGCAAGCTTACAAGCTTGTCTTCAAGGAGCAGCGGAATCTTAAGGTATACGCCTCGGACTCTGTACTGCTGCGGGGAATCAATTACCTGTTCCGCAAAACGAAACTGCATCCGAATTTCGTGCAGAAGCTGCTGACAGAGAGAAGTGACGGGACGGTGCATATCGGCGGGTCCATCTTCATGCAGGGCGAGGGCTGGGAAGAATATGTGGCCAATGCCGAGAACCTCCGTAATAAAAGCAAACCGTATTTCCTGATGGGCGCCAACTTCGGTCCTTATCAGGATGAGGCTTACTACCGGAAGTACAGGGAAATTTTCCGTGAATATGCCGATGTCTCCTTCAGGGAGCAATATTCCTATGATCTGTTCAAGGATCTGGGGAATGTGCGGCTTGCGCCGGATATTATTTTCCAGCTGAAGTATAGTGCCGCTCCGGTTCAGGCTGCTGAAGGCAAGATCCTGGCCATCTCGGTAATCAAGCCCTCAGCCAAGGCTCTGCACGGCTATGACAAGCTCTACTATGACAAAATGAAAGACATCGCCGTCCATTTCATCCGGCAGGGTTATGCCGTTCACTTCCTGTCCTTCTGCCAGCACGAAGGGGATCAGGAGGCGATCGGACAAATTCTGAACCTGATTCCGGCGGAGCTTCAGGCCCATACCCATGCCCACTTTTACAGTACAGATATCAACGCGATTCTTGCAGTGCTGGCCGGGGCAAGCTGCATTATCGCCTCCCGGTTCCATGCCATGATTCTCGGCTGGGTCTTCGGCAAACCGGTATTCCCGGTCGCGTACAGCAGCAAAATGGTCAATGTGATGCAGGATGCCCGTTTCGGCGGCGGATATACCGATTTCAAACATCTGGCTGAGCTGACGGCAGAGCAGGTGTATGCGGGCATGGCAGCCGGTACCCTGGATGTGATGCTGCAGGCCAATCAGGCGGAGAAGCATTTCGAGCAGCTCGATGCTTATCTGGAGCCGCAGCCGCTGCTGGAAGGGAGAAGAAGCTATGAAAGCTAA
- a CDS encoding glycosyltransferase family 2 protein, translated as MDHSRDLQEAGRQLLHQLSDDIHHPPAGGLTREELIRRSRQISSTTGAAIKEQLDTLTGVLDAFLAGRASEDALRFYTSTQYKINVNELAGFMPGLRALSGGAAADDFADAGKILSTADPSPCPKISVIITTYNRQAFLKQAVDSILQQDYPRVEVTVIDDCSSDGTEEMMASAFGGEPRVIFMRNRVNSGPGNNRRKALAAHGDGQFILFLDDDDYLIDRSYLSKAVLAHQTHPGLSFVAANVFLEYSRSQKLTLSSLGLNPVTDKHDYFMNFEQQGYPKPASTLTALFSREALMSIDILNMKMVNDASIYLRALLTGDAGFIDTLAGVYRIHGNNITFNLSQSFLIENLEEKRNIRNMATQRYGYSKPEMSEWFNHNVYDTISYYLMNSAQSHTDFKFMYSWASMHAPEAYTRLKRQFRTKLMKKQLLRVSFVRALLNR; from the coding sequence ATGGATCACAGCAGAGATTTGCAAGAGGCGGGGCGGCAGCTGCTGCATCAGCTGAGTGATGATATTCATCATCCGCCTGCCGGGGGGCTGACCCGTGAAGAACTTATACGCAGGAGCAGGCAGATCAGCAGCACCACCGGTGCGGCCATCAAGGAGCAGCTGGATACGTTAACCGGAGTGCTCGATGCCTTTCTGGCAGGCAGGGCATCCGAAGATGCACTGCGGTTCTATACCAGTACGCAATATAAGATCAATGTGAATGAGCTTGCAGGGTTCATGCCTGGGCTGCGTGCGCTCAGCGGGGGAGCGGCCGCGGATGATTTTGCTGATGCCGGGAAAATCCTTTCAACCGCTGACCCTTCCCCCTGCCCGAAGATCAGCGTAATTATCACTACCTACAACCGTCAGGCCTTCCTCAAGCAGGCGGTGGACAGCATTTTGCAGCAGGATTACCCCCGTGTTGAAGTTACTGTAATCGACGACTGTTCCAGCGACGGTACAGAGGAGATGATGGCATCAGCCTTCGGCGGGGAGCCGCGTGTGATTTTCATGCGGAATAGGGTGAACAGCGGACCCGGCAATAACCGCCGTAAAGCGCTCGCTGCCCACGGGGACGGACAGTTCATCCTCTTCCTTGATGATGATGACTATCTCATTGACCGCAGCTATCTGTCCAAGGCAGTACTGGCTCACCAGACCCATCCGGGGCTGTCCTTTGTGGCGGCTAATGTGTTCCTGGAGTATTCCAGGTCGCAGAAGCTCACCCTCTCCAGTCTGGGGCTAAACCCCGTCACGGATAAACACGATTACTTCATGAACTTCGAGCAGCAGGGTTATCCCAAGCCCGCCTCGACCTTAACCGCACTGTTCAGCCGTGAGGCCCTGATGAGCATCGATATTCTAAATATGAAAATGGTCAACGATGCCTCCATCTACCTGCGCGCACTTTTGACCGGGGATGCCGGATTTATCGATACGCTTGCCGGTGTATACCGGATTCACGGAAATAATATCACCTTCAATCTCAGCCAGTCGTTCCTGATTGAGAACCTGGAAGAGAAGCGTAATATCCGTAATATGGCAACCCAGCGCTATGGCTACAGCAAGCCGGAAATGTCGGAATGGTTCAACCATAATGTATACGATACAATCTCTTATTACCTGATGAACTCTGCCCAGAGCCACACCGATTTCAAGTTCATGTACAGCTGGGCAAGCATGCACGCTCCTGAAGCGTACACAAGGCTGAAGCGTCAGTTCCGCACTAAGCTGATGAAAAAGCAGCTGCTCCGCGTATCCTTTGTGCGCGCATTGTTGAACCGGTAA
- the ald gene encoding alanine dehydrogenase, translating to MIIGVPKEIKNNENRVAITPAGVVSLVADGHKVLVEAGAGTGSGFLNEEYAAAGAELIAEAAAVWAAAEMVMKVKEPLESEYGYFRPGLILFTYLHLAPEPALAAALKDKGVFAIGYETVIDGRTLPLLTPMSEVAGRMSVQLGAQFLQKNYGGQGILLSGVPGVSRGKVSIIGGGVVGTNAAKMAIGLGAEVTIIDLSADRLRQLDDIFGSQISTLISNPYNIAKAVAEADLLVGAVLIPGAKAPKLVTEEMVKAMKPGSVIVDVAIDQGGIVETIDRVTTHDHPVFEKHGVLHYSVANMPGAVAKTSTIALTNVTVPYALQIANKGVFQAIEDNAGLKSGVNVANGRITCQAVAEALGEEYFTVERAVEQEFTLI from the coding sequence ATGATCATTGGCGTACCTAAAGAAATTAAAAACAATGAAAATCGCGTAGCCATTACACCTGCCGGCGTAGTCAGCCTGGTTGCAGACGGACATAAAGTACTGGTTGAAGCCGGTGCCGGCACAGGCAGCGGATTCCTGAATGAAGAATATGCTGCAGCCGGAGCAGAGCTGATTGCCGAAGCTGCTGCAGTCTGGGCAGCCGCTGAAATGGTCATGAAGGTTAAAGAGCCGCTGGAAAGCGAATATGGCTATTTCCGTCCGGGCCTCATTCTCTTCACTTACCTGCACCTTGCACCCGAACCGGCGCTTGCTGCTGCATTGAAGGACAAAGGCGTGTTCGCCATCGGATATGAAACGGTAATAGACGGGCGGACGCTGCCGCTGCTTACACCAATGAGTGAAGTAGCCGGACGGATGTCCGTACAGCTCGGGGCACAATTTCTGCAAAAGAACTACGGCGGACAAGGCATTCTGCTCTCCGGTGTTCCCGGTGTAAGCCGCGGTAAGGTCAGCATTATCGGCGGTGGTGTTGTAGGGACCAATGCGGCGAAGATGGCTATTGGCCTTGGCGCTGAAGTCACTATTATTGATCTGAGCGCAGACAGACTGCGTCAGCTGGATGATATCTTCGGTTCACAGATCAGTACGCTGATCTCGAATCCTTACAATATTGCCAAAGCAGTAGCTGAGGCAGATCTCCTGGTAGGCGCAGTGCTGATCCCGGGTGCGAAGGCTCCGAAGCTCGTTACTGAAGAAATGGTCAAAGCGATGAAGCCGGGCTCTGTAATCGTGGATGTGGCGATAGACCAGGGCGGTATCGTAGAAACCATTGACCGCGTAACAACTCATGATCATCCTGTATTCGAGAAACATGGTGTTCTGCACTACTCGGTAGCCAACATGCCGGGTGCTGTGGCCAAAACCTCGACCATTGCTTTAACCAACGTTACGGTTCCATATGCGCTGCAAATTGCAAATAAAGGTGTGTTCCAGGCGATCGAAGACAATGCCGGCCTGAAGAGCGGTGTCAACGTAGCTAACGGACGAATCACTTGCCAGGCCGTGGCAGAAGCTCTTGGGGAAGAGTACTTCACGGTAGAGAGAGCAGTAGAGCAGGAGTTTACTCTGATCTAA
- a CDS encoding class I SAM-dependent methyltransferase, which produces MNDSKGSACSPWEQADGDQYVLNISRKIPGYQLQYDLMDTLLAACLHKQGSPELLIVGAGGGQEILTLGRNHPDWVFTGLDPSQGMLLTAEQRLGTAGLMDRVELYHSDICSWNSSRQYDAAACMLVLHFVEGRENKLALLRSIAGRLKPGAPLCMSAINGEPGSSAWLMQMAGWRRHMLGNGIAPEQWQTFEQSFGVTSHPLPAEEMEQLLKEAGFTSASRFFGSYLIDGWAAVKAPDSLYMNG; this is translated from the coding sequence ATGAATGACAGCAAGGGCAGTGCGTGCAGCCCCTGGGAGCAGGCGGACGGCGATCAATACGTTCTTAATATCAGCCGGAAGATTCCCGGGTACCAGCTGCAGTATGACCTGATGGATACGCTGCTGGCGGCGTGCCTGCATAAGCAGGGAAGTCCTGAACTGCTGATCGTCGGAGCAGGCGGCGGCCAGGAGATTCTGACGCTCGGCCGGAATCATCCGGATTGGGTCTTCACCGGTCTGGATCCTTCACAGGGGATGCTCCTGACCGCTGAGCAGCGGCTTGGCACAGCGGGGTTGATGGACCGGGTGGAGCTGTATCATTCGGATATTTGCAGCTGGAACAGCAGCAGGCAGTACGATGCTGCTGCCTGCATGCTGGTGCTGCATTTTGTGGAAGGGCGGGAGAACAAGCTCGCACTGCTCCGTTCTATTGCCGGGCGGCTTAAGCCGGGAGCGCCGCTGTGCATGTCCGCCATCAACGGGGAGCCGGGCTCATCTGCGTGGCTGATGCAGATGGCGGGCTGGCGGCGGCATATGCTCGGAAACGGTATAGCACCGGAGCAGTGGCAGACCTTCGAGCAGAGCTTCGGCGTGACTTCGCACCCGCTTCCGGCCGAAGAGATGGAGCAGCTGCTGAAGGAGGCCGGGTTCACGTCGGCCTCGAGGTTCTTTGGCTCCTATCTGATTGACGGCTGGGCAGCTGTGAAGGCGCCGGACAGCCTGTATATGAACGGGTGA
- a CDS encoding glycosyltransferase family 2 protein, translating into MQGLSVAICTRNRTQDLTRCIHSIAAQDIGRAYPVEVIIVDDGETPVPVLSEFEHLLAGCGYPMTYYSKTDRGLWLSRIKALELSSMDKILFLDDDVEIPGHYLSTLIQTYEDYPNCAGVGGIAIGMSNSFLGTVRCLLSFQQSLSSGKLSLSGQAGSMYNWHKAQKIFKTEFQHGCNMSFRTAAIRSLKPVPWLTSYSVGEDILMSRIALSSGPLYINPALKLLHHESPASRDNLEHVAYTRVLNHVHLLRDKRSGPVGYLALAWTTLYLILREQPKKNFAAIRGYKKGLKEIFGRQTAR; encoded by the coding sequence ATGCAAGGATTGTCAGTGGCGATTTGTACGAGGAACCGGACACAAGACCTGACACGGTGCATTCATTCTATAGCTGCACAAGATATTGGCAGAGCGTACCCGGTTGAGGTCATTATTGTTGACGACGGCGAGACTCCAGTGCCGGTGCTTAGCGAATTTGAGCACTTACTGGCCGGATGCGGTTATCCAATGACCTATTACAGCAAGACAGACCGGGGGTTATGGCTGTCCCGGATCAAGGCGCTGGAGCTGTCCTCCATGGACAAGATTCTGTTCCTTGATGACGACGTCGAAATCCCCGGCCATTACCTGTCCACGTTAATTCAAACCTACGAAGATTATCCGAACTGTGCAGGAGTCGGCGGCATCGCCATCGGGATGAGCAACAGCTTTCTCGGGACGGTCCGCTGCCTGCTGTCCTTCCAGCAATCCCTGTCGAGCGGCAAGCTCTCCTTAAGCGGCCAGGCCGGATCTATGTACAACTGGCATAAGGCCCAGAAGATTTTCAAAACCGAATTCCAGCATGGTTGCAATATGTCCTTCAGAACGGCGGCCATCCGCAGCCTGAAGCCCGTTCCCTGGCTGACCAGCTACAGCGTCGGTGAAGATATTCTTATGTCCCGCATTGCGTTAAGCTCCGGCCCGCTATACATCAATCCCGCGCTGAAACTGCTGCATCACGAATCTCCGGCTTCCAGGGATAATCTCGAACATGTCGCCTATACCCGGGTACTTAATCATGTTCATCTGCTGAGGGACAAGCGTTCCGGACCGGTAGGCTACCTCGCGCTGGCCTGGACTACGCTCTATTTGATTCTCCGGGAGCAGCCCAAGAAGAATTTTGCCGCCATCAGAGGGTATAAGAAGGGGCTTAAAGAGATTTTTGGCCGGCAGACTGCACGGTAA